CCTCGCCGGGTGGGAAAAACTTATCCGTGTTTACACGTATCCTCAAACACTCACCTGTTAGGGCGTAATCGCTCCATATGCCTCTTTTGCTCATCTCGGCCTTTATCTCCTGAGCTACTTTCTTGAGTTCCTTGTACTTTATTTTCCGAAAGTGAAAGTTCTCCATAGGTATTTCTATCCTTCTACCTTCAGGCATAGTTCCTTCTTCAAAGACTACGGACTGCGCCCCGAAGGCTGAAACTATTCCCTTCAGAACCTGATAAAACTTCTCAAGGGAGATTATGCTCATGGAGTAGAGAAGGATAAAGAAGGTAAGTAGGAGTGACATGAGGTCTCCAAAAGACGTGAGCCATGCGGGCGGTTTTGGACATTCCTCCTTTTTCTTGTAAGCCATCCGTTAAACCTCTTCGGGCAGTTCAACGCCGAGCATAATGGCGGCTTCCTGCTTGACGACGTTTGGATTTTCTCCCTTCTGTATCTTTTCAATAGCCTCTATGTAAATGGTCTTTACGAGAACTTCCATGTCCTTTGCTTTTTTGAGTTTGTTTGCCACGGGAATTGCAAAAGCGTTTGCGAGGATTGCACCGTAAAGGGTCGTTATCAAAGCAACTGCCATACCGGGCCCAAGAGCGGAAGGGTCGTTTAAGTTCCTGAGCATCTGTATAAGACCTATCAGCGTTCCTATCATACCGAAGGCGGGGAAAAGGTCTGCGAGCTTTTCCCACACCGCGACTTCCGTTGACATCTTTTCGTCCAGTTGTGCCAGCGCCATCTCAGCTGTGGCCTTTATGTCGTTTATGTCTATGCCGTCCACGAGCATTCTTATCATGTCTCCCAGAAGCGGATCTTTCTGGTAGTAAAGTTCTATGTCTCCCTCAAGGGCGAGTATCCCTTCCTTCCTCACCTTTGAAGCTATCTCACCAATCGTCTCTATAACGTCGTTGAGGTCGGGAGGTTTCCAGAGGAACGCCTTTTTTATAGCGAGAACGCCCCTTATAAAGTCCTTTAAGGGAAATGCTCCCATGGCGGCGGCCATACCACCGCCAACGACGATGAAGATTGAAGGAACGTTTATGAACGCAGTTATACTTCCGCCTATTAAAATAGATATGAGTATGAGTAAGAAGGCAGCGATAATACCTATAATCGTTCCTACGTCCATTTCTAAATAAATTTATCGGATTTCCTTTTTAAAATTTAAATTATGAACGGATACTACGTAGTTTTAATAACCGTGCCCGTGGACAAAGGGGAGGAGCTTTCAAACTTTATAGTGGAGAATAAACTCGGAGCATGCGTTAACGTTGTTCCGGAAGTTAACTCCGTTTACTGGTGGAAAGGGAATATTGAAAAGGACAAGGAAGCCCTTCTCGTGGTAAAGACCTCCGCACAGAAGTTCAAGGAATTATTGGAGAAGGTAAAGAGCGTTCATCCCTACACTGTTCCCGAAATAATAGCCCTTCCGATACTTGCAGGAAATCCAGATTATCTAAACTGGATTGAGGACAGCCTTAAATGAGACCTCTAAAGCTTGAAGTAAAGGGCTTTACCGTTTACAAAAAGCCACAGGTAATAGACTTCACTCCCTTGAAGTTCTTCGTCATACAAGGGAAAACGGGAGCGGGAAAGACGAGCATAATAGACGCAATCACCTACGCTCTCTACGGAAAAGTGCCGAGGTACGGGGCAAGCGTTGCAACGAAGTACGTCCTTTCCCGTGGAGAAAAAGAGTTAAAGGTAGCCCTCGACTTTTCCCTGAGGGGGAGAAATTACAGGGTTGAGAGGTATTACAGGGAGTTCCCAGAGGACTCTCAGGTAAGGGTGTACGAGGAGGGAAGAAGGCTAAACATAAAAGCCAACGAGGTGGAAAAGTGGCTCTTTAAGATTTCAGGGCTCGATTACAAGACCTTCACAAAAGTAATACTCCTTCCACAGGGGGAGTTTGACAGATTTTTAAAGGAGTCCTCCGAGAGAAAGAAAATACTCATAAACCTCCTCGGACTGGAAGAACTTGAAAAAGTAAGACAACTCGCAAGCGAAACCTTCAAGAACTTAGAGGGAAAGAGGGAAGCCCTAAAGAAAGAGTACGAACTCCTCAAAGACTACACACCAACAAAAAAAGAAGTTCTGGAAAAAACCCTGAAAAATTTAGAAGAAGAACTGAAAGAACTGAAGGAAACGGAGGAAAAATTAAGGCAGGAACTCAAAAAAGCGGAAGAAAAAGATAGCCTTGAAAGGGAACTTTCTCAAGTTGTGACAAAATTAAAGGAACTGGAAAATTTAGAAAAAGAAGTAGAAAAACTAAGGGAAAAGTTAGAATTCTCAAGAAAGGTAGCTCCTTACGTTCCCATAGCGAAGAGGATTGAGGAAATAGACAAAAAATTAACGGAATTGAAGGTCAGGAAAAATAAACTCACCAAGGAGCTCGCAGTTTTAAAAGATGAACTTTCCTTTGCACAGGAAGAATTAAACAGGATTGAAGCGGAAAAGGAGAAGTTCAAGGAAGAAAAGGAAAGGGAAAAGGAACTGGAGCACAGGCTTAAAAAACTGCAGGAAATAAAGGAAATCTTAAAGGAACTCTCTCAACTCTCATCAAGCTTGAAGGAAAAAGAAAGAGAATACGAACAGGCGAAGCAAGAGTTTGAGGATTTATCCGAGAGGGTGGAAAAGGGGAAAAAACTCGTTGCTGAAACCGAAGAAAAACTTGAAAAGATAAAGGAACTTTTCTCTGAAGAGGAATACACGAGCTTAAAAATGAAAGAAAGACTCCTCGTTGAACTTCAAAGAAAGTTAAAGGAACTAAAAGAAAAGGAAGGACAACTGGAAAATTTAACGCAAAAATACAAAGAAAAGAAAAAAGTTCACGAAAAAGTTTTAAATGAATTGAAAGAGCTTGAAAGGGAGTTAAAGGAAAGGGAACTCCACTACCACGCTCACATGGTAGCCAGCTATCTCTCTCCCGGAGATACGTGTCCCGTTTGCGGAGGAATATACAGGGGAAAGGCTCTGGAAAACGTGGACGCGGAAGGCATATCCGAACTGAAGCACGCTAAGGAACTGAAGGAAAAAGAAGAGAGGGAAATCGACACAACTCTGAAACTCTACGCCCAGAAGATTAATTCCTTAAAAGAGGAAATGGAGAAGTTAAGGAATGAGGTGGAGGAACTCAGGAAAGAAATCCCTGAAAACCTTAAAGAAAGGATAAAGAAACTTGAAGAATTAAGAATTGAAAAGGAGAAATTAGAACATAAACTGAATAAGTACAGAAAGGCTTTAGAAGATAGACAAAAGCAAAAGGAAGAAGCACAGGCAAAACTCCACAAAGCTCAAACAGAATTAGAACTCCTGAAGGAGAAAATAAGGGAAAAGAGTAGGCTCGTTAAGGAATTTAAAGAACTCTACCGTGTTGAAAGACTAGAAGACTACGAAGAAAGCTTAAAGGAGGAGATAAATTACATTAACTCAAAACTTCAGGAAATTGAAGAAAAGGAAAAGAAACTCAGGAAACACTTTGAAGAACTCAGCTCCAGAAAGTCAAAGCTGGAAGGAGAACTCTCTGCCTTGAACGAAAGCATAAACTCCTTAGAAGAAGAGAGAAAGGAAAAACTGAAGGAACTCGCAAACATTTACGAGGTCGCAAAATCTCCTAGGGAAGTTGTAGAGCTTTACCTCGGAGACAAAGAAGCGGAGCTTGAGAGGAAGATAAAGGAGTTTGAGGAAAGTTTTCAGTCTCTTAAACTCAAAAAGTCGGAAATTGAAGAAAAGCTTAAAGAATACGAAGGTATAAGGGAGTTAAGCGATATAAAAGGAGAGTACGAAAGTGTAAAAACGCAATTAGAAGAAAAACACAAAAAGCTCGGAGAGGTTAAAAGGGAGCTTGAACACCTCGGAGAAAGGCTCAAGAGAAAGGAGGAGCTCCAGAAGGAGATTTCCGAACTTGAAAAGAAGTTAGAAGTATACAGAGTGATAAGCAATGACTTCCGGGGAGACAGGTTCCAGAAGTACGTCTCGGAGATAATGCTCCAGAAGGTTGTAGACAGGGCGAGTGAGTACTTCTACAAATTTACGGGAAATTACTTCTTTGAGCTCGAAAGGGCGACGAAGGGAAGGGACAAGGACATAGTAGTTGTTGAGAGTTCTACGAGCCAGAGGAGACCGGTGAGCAGTCTGAGCGGTGGAGAGACCTTTTTGGCTAGCCTTTCCTTTGCCTTTGCGGTAAGCGATCTGCTTTCTGGAAGTGCAAACCTCGAGAGCCTCTTCATAGACGAAGGGTTCGGAAGTCTTGACCAGGACATGAGGGAGAGGGTAAGCGAAATTCTGGAAGCCATAAAGACAAACGTGAACAAGATGATAGGTATAGTCTCTCACATTCCGGACTTTGCGGAGAGATTTACGGAAAGGATAGTGGTGGAAAAGAAAGGGGACTACTCGGAAGTAAGGGTTATTTACTAAATTATGACCTTCACTCCCAGTTTTTCTATCTCCTCTACAACCTTTCTGTCAGCCTTTAGTTTCATATCTTGTGGGAGTGCTAAATCAACGAAGTAGTCTCCCAGATCAACCGTGAGAACCAAGTTGTATCCGTCCTCCGTCCTGTTGTTTTCAATAATTCCCTTTAGTTTTTCGGCAACGCCGTTTAGGGCTTGCTCTCTTTTTAAGAATATATAAAGGGTATTCCTCATCTCCTTTGCGAACTCCTCAGGGGAGAAAACCTCTTTCACCACGAACTTGACATTTTCCGTTTCAAGGTCCTCGTCCAGAAAACCTTTGACTACCACTACTCTGTCCTCTTCTATCAGTTCCTTTGCCTCTTCGTAAACTCCCGGGAAGACGACACACTCTATTAGTCCCGTCTTGTCAACGAGGTTGAAGACCGCCATGTAATCTCCGTTTTTCGTCTTTTTTACTTTGAGTTCCGTGATAACTCCTGTAAGCACCGCTTCGCTTTCCTTGTCCCACTCTTCTAAATCTTCAATGGGTGTGTAGCGGTTCTTGAGGAGCTTTTCGTAGTTGTCAAGGGGGTGCCCTGAAATGTAAAAACCGAGAACTTCCTTTTCAAGCTTTAAGGGGTCGAGTTCTTCCACTTCTTCTTTCGGTGCACCGAAAAGGGAGTTTTGTGTAGCCATTAATGCTTTTTCAGAGTTTGCCACTTTAGCGAGTAGTTCTTTCCTCTTTTTCTTAGTAAAGTCAAAAGCCCCTGCCTTTACGAGTGCTTCCACGACTTTCTTGTTTATCTTCCTGTTCTTGGTTTTGTTTATGAAGTCCGCAAGCCCTTTGAACTGCTTATACTTCTTTCTAGCTTCAACGATTATCTTAGCAGTTTCCTCTCCCACTCCCTTTATCCTCGCAAGCCCGAACCTTATCCTGTTTTCACCTTCTATCGTAAATCCTACATCACTCTTGTTTATGTCGGGGGGAAGTATCTCAAATCCGAAGAGTTTAGCGTCTTTTATGAGGTTGAGGAACTTGTTGTCGTTCTTTTCAGTTGTGAGTTTTACCGCGAAGAACTCCGCGGGATAGTGGGCTTTAACGTAGGCGGTCCAGTAGGAGATGTACCCGTAAGCTACCGAGTGAGACTTGTTGAAGGAGTAGGAAGCGAACTTCTCTATGTCTTCCCAGAGCTTCCTTATCTTTTCTTCAGGGTATCCCCTTTCCACCGCTCCCTGTATGAACTTGTCTTTCATCTGAGCCATTAAATCCGCTTTCTTCTTACCTATCGCCTTTCTGAGGGTATCCGCCTCTCCGGGAGTAAAGCCGGAAAGTATCTGAGACATCTTCATCACCTGTTCCTGATAAACGATTACTCCGTAGGTTTCCTTAAGGACGGGTTCAAGCTCCGGGAAGGGGTACTCAACGGGTTCTTTTCCGTGCTTTCTCTTAATGTATGTGTCAACGAGTCCGCTCTTTAGAGGTCCGGGTCTGTAGAGTGCGAGGACCGCAACGATGTCGTCAAAGCTGTCGGGCTTTAGTTTCTTCAGGAGTTCTTTCATTCCCCTGCTTTCGAGCTGGAACACTCCCGTGGTTTTTCCTTCCTGAAGGAGTTTGTAAACTTTCGGGTCGTCAAGGGGAAGTTCAAGGAAGTTTATATCCACTCCGTGTCTTTCCTTTATGAGTTCTTTCATGAGTTTCAGTTCTGTGAGGGTTTTGAGTCCGAGGAAGTCCATCTTCAGGAGACCGAGTTCTTCGAGCTGAACCATGTCGTACTGGGTTGCGACTTCGCCCTCTTTATCGTAGTAGAGGGGAACGAGCTCGCTCAAGGGCTTTGGTGCTATAACCACTCCCGCGGCGTGGAGGGAGGTGTGTCTCGTGAGACCTTCAAGCTTCAGGGCCGTCTCAACGAGCTGTTTTATCTCCGGACTTTCTTCGCATATCTGTCTGAACTTCTTTACGTTGTCCTCTATGTCCGTTCTGTGTTCTCCGTACTTCTGAAGGAGTTCCTCCACAGGCGTTTTGTACATCTCTTCCAGACTGAGCCACGTTCCCTGAACGTCCCCCTGAGGAATGAGTTTTGCGAGTTTGTCCGCGGTGGAGTAGGGGAGTCCCATGGCCCTTGCGACGTCTCTCAGTGTTTGCTTCGCCTTCATTACGTTGTAGGTGATTATCTGAGCTACGTTGTCGTGTCCGTACTTGTTCCTTACGTACTCTATGACCTTTTCCCTGTTGTCCTGACAGAAATCCACGTCTATATCCGGCATGGAAACCCTTTCGGGGTTTAAGAACCTCTCAAAAAGGAATCCGTGCTTTATAGGGTCAACGTCCGTTATTCCGATGGCGTATGCGACGAGGGAACCTCCAGCACTTCCCCTTCCGGGTCCAACAGGTATGTCGTTTTTCTTAGCCCAGTTTATGAAGTCCTGAACTATCAAGAAGTATCCCGCAAAGCCCATTTTGTTTATAACTTCCAGTTCGTACTCGAGCCTCTCCCAGTACTCTTTAGTATCCTTAGCTTGTCCCCTTTCTATCCTCTGTCTTAAACCTTTGTACGCGAGTTCTCTGAGGTATTCCTCAAGGGTTTTGTCGGGCGGAACGTCGTACTTGGGAAGGAGGTAGGTGGAGTTTTCAAATATCTCAAAGCTGTCCGCTGTCTTTTCCATTACCTCGAGAGTGTTCAGGAGTGCCTTTTCCCAGCCTTCGAACTTACCTTCAAACTTTTTCCACATGTACTCGGGTGGAGCAAAGTGAAGGTCTTCGTTTGAACACTTGAAGTTTCCCGAACTCAGTTCGTGAATGGTCTTTTTCATTTGAAGTGCCATAAGAACCGTGTGGGCGTACCTGTCTTCGGGATTGAGGTAGTGGGCGTCCTGCGTCGCTATGAGTTTCACATCGTACTTTTTGGCTATCTCTATTAAGTTCCTGTTTGCCACTTCCTGTTCTGGAATGTTGTTCGCTTGAAGTTCTAAATAAAGGTCATCTCCGAATATATCCTTGAACTTCTTTACCCATTCCTCCGCCTTTTTCACTTCGTTTATAGAAGCGTAGTAGGTGGGAACACCTTTCAGGCATGCGGTAAGGGCTATTAGGCCCTCCCCGTACTTTTCAAGGAGTTCGTAATCAATTCTGGGTTTGTAGTAAAAACCTTCTTTGTAGGCGAGGGTTGAGAGCTTCATTAAGTTCTTTAGACCTTTGTCGTCCTTTGCTATAAGTATGAGGTGGTGGTTGTACTTGTCGGTTATGTTGTCCTCGCTCGTTTTAGTCTTTCTGTCAAACCTCGAACCCGTGGTAAAGTAGGCTTCCATGCCGATTATGGGCTTAATTCCTTCCGCCTTCAGGGCTTTGTAGAATTTATACGAACCGAAGAGGTTTCCGTGGTCTGACATTCCGACAGCTTTGTATCCATACTCCTTTGCCTTTTTCACGAGCTCGTCTATCTTTATAGCCCCGTCCAGGAGTGAGAACTGGGTGTGCAGGTGAAGGTGGACGAAATCCTTACTCATAAATCTAAATTTTAAACTCCCGACCCCGCTATGTGCCTCCCACCGTCCACGCAGATTATTTCTCCGGTGATACTTTCCGTTTCCAAAAGAAGGAGCGTTGTGCTTACCACGTCTTTAACGGAAACTTCCCTTCTCAGGGGCGTTCTCGCGAGTATCTTTTTCCACTCCTCCTCCGAGTAGTTTTCCGCCTTCATCACGGGACCGGGAGCAACGCAATTCACGAGAACGTGAGGTGCAAACTCCTTTGCCAGAACCTTTACCGCTGTGTGAAGGGCTCCTTTGGCGATAAAGTAAGCACTGAAACCCTTATAAGGGGATATGTTTGTAGCCCAATCGCCGAAGGCAACTATCCTTCCCTTTACGTTTCCTTCATTTTTGAGCATAACTTTATAACACTCCACAGAGATAAAGAAGAAAGCTTCCGCTATGGGTATGAAGTGATAGTAAAGATCCTCCCGCGTTGTTTCTGTGAGCTCTTTTCTCTCATAGGGTGAGGCGAGGTGAACGAAGGCGTCTATCCTGCCGAACTCCTCGTAAGTTCCTTTTACAAGTTTTTCATAGTCCCCGTACGCGCACAGATCTGCCCGAAATCCCTTTACCTTAACTCCTTTTCCCTTTGCATACTCGGTCAGTTCCTCCACCGCTTCTCTGCTTGACCTGTATACGACGCTCAGGGAATAACCTTTATCTATCAAAGCTTTAGCAACTTCCTTTCCTATCCTCCTTACACCTGTGATTAAGGCAACGTTCATGAAAGAAACTATAATATCTTCCATGGAGAAGTTTATTCAAAAATTTTTTGAAGAGCTTTACTTAATTCTTTTTGACTACGCTCTTAAGATAGCTCAAAATCCAATAGATGAGCTTTTAATATTTGGAAGTATAGCAATTGCCTACACGGTAATTTACATATCGGGTCTATTCTTTGCAAGAAAGATAAATCTACCCTACATAAGGAAAATCCTTGAAATAGGTATTAGCGTCATATTTTACTTCTTAGTTTCTCTTTTGGAAGGGAAATTCCCCCAGGTAGAAAGCCTGCTACTATTAAAAACGCTCTTTCTAGTTCAAACAATTCGTGTATTCATCCTTTCCCTTGAGGCTTTTCAGGCTTTTGGATTTACTACCAAGCTTTTAATAAACATTTTTTCTATCCTCGGCGGTATTTCCTTTTTCATTATAAAACTGTCTCCCTTTACAAGAAGAAAAATATAAAGTTTCTGCTATTGAGTAAAACGTTTACGTTCCTCTACAAATTCTCTATTGCCCTGCTTTTGTGGATATTCTTAAGGACCCTTTTTAAAGTCGCGATTAAAAGGTTTAAAGGTAGCGGTTTTGAATCCGTGCTTAATTCCCTCTGGTTTGTTTTGAGTGCGTCTTACGTGGCGTTTACAGGCGCATGGATACTGAATCTCGTTAAGTTCTCCGTGGACTTTATAGTAGACGTTGCGGTATTTTTCGTAATTTTCTTGGTCTACGCTGCGGTATTCGGTTACTCGGTTTATCTGATAGGTAAATTCTTCGGCGACACGGACGGTTACGAGAATCTCCTGAAGAGCTTTAAAAAGTTCGCTTATATGTTTTCCATATACATACTCTACAAAAGCCTTATCTACTTGACGAACATTGAAGTCCTCGTAAAGAAGCTTGAAAGAATATACATACTTGAGACGGAACTCGTTAAGATTTCTCTCTTTTCCTTTGTGGAAGGGATATACGTCTTCTTTGTTCTGAAGTACTTCTTTGAAACACTCGGAAACCTTTTCTACGTTGTGTATATGAAAAAGGACCAAGAAGTAGAAGCGGGTTCCTTTAGAACAATTACCGTAAACCTCGGTTTACTCCTTTCTCTCCTGATAGCGGGTGTGAGTATAGGGATTACGTGGAAAGCTGCTGTTCCCATAGCGGGCGCCCTCGGCATAGGTTTGGGTTTTGGACTTCAGACCATTTTCAACAACTACGTCAGCGGGTTTATACTCCTCCTTAGCAAAAACATAAAAGTGGGTGATTACATAGAAATTGAAGGAAAGGCCGGCGCCGCTGTAGGAGCTGGAGGAGACACGATTTTCGGAAGAGTAGTCAGTATAAATATCCTTACAACCATTGTAAGGACTTGGGACAACGTGGAAGTCGCCATACCAAACTCCGAATTCCTGTCGAGCAAAATAGTCAATTACTCTATGACTAACCCAATAGTGAGGGTCAGGATTCCCTTCGGAGTTGCTTACTCTTCGGACCCAGAAAAGGTAAGGGAAGTGCTAATAAGAGTGGCAAAGAGGATGCCCCACGTACTGCCATCTCCTGAACCGGACGTCTGGTTCCACGAAATGGGAGACAGTGCACTTATATTTATCCTGCTCGTATGGGTGGACCTGAGGAGGTTAAGGCGACTGAAAGCTTTAAAGAGTTCCATTTATTATGAGGCGTGGAAGGAACTAAAAAAAGAGGGAATAGAAATACCGTTCCCGCAAAGGGACGTGTGGTTCAGGAACAAACTGAAGGTAGAGATAGAGAAAGACATCAAGCCCGAGCAGTGAGCTCTTCTTCCTTTTCTACTTCTACGATAAGGTAAACCTTGTCCCCTTCCCTTACCTTATCTACCGTTTTCAAACCTATAACGCTTCCCTTTTGAGCCACTTCGACAGGCTTTCCGTCTATTTGCATGCTTTCAACTTTCTGCCTAACTACTCCCGTTTTCTTGCCTATTATGTGTATCGTGTCTCCGAGTCTCAGGTCTCCCGCTTCAAGTTTTACCTCTGCAACGCTTATCCTCGGGTAGAACTTCTGAACCTTTCCGACGTAAACCTTTTTCTCCTTAGCCACGCTCTCGTTAACGCCGAAGCTCGCCTTTCCGAAGTAAAAACCGCTGTCCCACTCCCTGTGGTAAACTCTGCTCACCATGTCTATGAGTTCCTGTCTGAGTTTCTCGTTAAAGCTTCCTTCAAGGAGGGCGTCCCTTGCGGTTCTGTAAGCTTTAGTAACCATGTAAACGTAGTCCGGATTTTTGCTCCTTCCCTCTATCTTCCACGCGTCTAAAAACATAAGGTGCTCTATTATGTCAAGGGTCATCAAATCCCTTGCGGAAAGGACATAATCCTCTCCGAGAACGTACTCAGCACCTTTTGCGTTAGGATTGAGGTCTCTTATTACTACCTGAAACTCGTGCCTGCACACTTGATAACACTCTCCCCTGTTTCCGGACTTTTTGAATACTTCGTGACTTAGGAAACACCTTCCCGATATAGCCATACACATAGCACCGTGGACAAAAGCCTCAATTTCAAGGTTTGTGTTTCGCTTTAGCCTTTTTAATTGCTCGAGGTTTAACTCCTTTGCGGGGACAATCCTCTTTATCCCGAGGTTCTCAAAGAACTTCGCACTTACCGAGTTCGCTATGCCCGTCATAACGGAAGCGTGAGTCTCTATTCCCATCTCAAGGGATTTGGTCATAACCGCAAAGTCCCAGGCTATTACTGCGTCTATACCGCTCTCTTTTACTCTGTGGAGAACTTCCTCAACGTAGGGTATGTCCTCGTCAAAGACTATGGAGTTCAGGGTGAGGTAAGCCCTCGCTCCGTGCTCCGCACAAAACTCCTTTATCTCCCCAAGCTCATCCATGGAAAAGTTTTTCTTCAGGGAACGCTGGTTTAATTTATCAAGACCGAAGTAAACCGCTTCCGCTCCGGCTTTCAAGGCTGCGGATAAGCCTTCCCAGTTTCCCGCGGGTGCCAAAATCTCAGGTTTTCTCATGGCACAAAATATTAAACTCTCTCAAAGCCCTTGACTATGATTAAATTTTAAGTAAAATTTAACTTATAAGTTAAATGTGGATACGAAGAACTTTTACAGGTTGGATGATGG
The genomic region above belongs to Aquifex aeolicus VF5 and contains:
- a CDS encoding U32 family peptidase, which translates into the protein MRKPEILAPAGNWEGLSAALKAGAEAVYFGLDKLNQRSLKKNFSMDELGEIKEFCAEHGARAYLTLNSIVFDEDIPYVEEVLHRVKESGIDAVIAWDFAVMTKSLEMGIETHASVMTGIANSVSAKFFENLGIKRIVPAKELNLEQLKRLKRNTNLEIEAFVHGAMCMAISGRCFLSHEVFKKSGNRGECYQVCRHEFQVVIRDLNPNAKGAEYVLGEDYVLSARDLMTLDIIEHLMFLDAWKIEGRSKNPDYVYMVTKAYRTARDALLEGSFNEKLRQELIDMVSRVYHREWDSGFYFGKASFGVNESVAKEKKVYVGKVQKFYPRISVAEVKLEAGDLRLGDTIHIIGKKTGVVRQKVESMQIDGKPVEVAQKGSVIGLKTVDKVREGDKVYLIVEVEKEEELTARA